In one Nicotiana tomentosiformis chromosome 6, ASM39032v3, whole genome shotgun sequence genomic region, the following are encoded:
- the LOC104094767 gene encoding RNA-binding protein 2-like isoform X3: MADAYWRYTSGGQQAAALPPQLVAKRPRTEYDVPSGPEFPGYYGRDDERGMPRVIRDTDPIEASYERYLRCGQISSHVASESARSINSGISGHPIEDPRVMGIGGPDPLALKSRNVGMVGGRPEISLPPDASSTLFVEGLPADCTRREVSHIFRPFVGYKEVRLVPKGSRHLGGDPLILCFVDFVTPLHAAAAMDALQELLIKTSPCIL; this comes from the exons ATGGCGGATGCTTACTGGAGGTACACCAGCGGTGGGCAGCAGGCGGCGGCTCTTCCTCCTCAACTCGTCGCAAAACGTCCTCGCACCGAATATG ATGTTCCAAGTGGTCCTGAGTTTCCTGGCTATTATGGCCGTGATGATGAAAGGGGAATGCCTCGTGTCATTAGAGACACAGATCCTATAGAAGCATCCTATGAGCGCTACCTCCGTTGTGGG CAAATTTCCTCCCATGTTGCCAGTGAGTCTGCAAGATCCATAAATAGTGGAATTAGTGGCCATCCTATTGAAGATCCACGTGTTATGGGGATTGGGGGACCTGACCCGCTGGCTTTAAAAAGCAGGAATGTTGGAATGGTAGGTGGCAGACCAGAAATTTCCCTTCCTCCGGATGCTAGCAGTACATTGTTTGTAGAGGGTTTGCCTGCGGATTGTACAAGAAGAGAGGTGTCAC ATATATTTCGCCCTTTTGTAGGTTACAAAGAAGTAAGGCTGGTACCAAAAGGATCGCGACAT CTCGGAGGCGATCCTTTGATTCTTTGCTTTGTTGATTTCGTGACTCCACTTCATGCAGCTGCTGCAATGGATGCCTTGCAAG AGCTCTTGATAAAAACTTCTCCATGTATTCTTTAG
- the LOC104094769 gene encoding uncharacterized protein, with protein MELYPVYVRHSGEWDDNKFIIFVGDCIKFLPKDGLPSILIYNDTDVRVYIELKKKRLDFTEYSLYVTVKEIYDNCLVATSSRCLVATSSICIDKGKCVNDIEDASTIYSIEIMPDIEFIENTDYGIIDNMLNKLVEEDQVYKDRETVVSVMKNSVVRERFQFKVKRSSATMYHLMCVDDNCVWSFKSSAVYNANIFKVRSYNNNHTCGYGERYLAQRQATSGVVASIVKDKYVNPKKVYTPNDLIEDIQKQHGIKVSYMKVWRAKEIAMAIIRGNPSDSYKELPRYLYMLEHTNPGTITKLHKSEYGCFLYAYVSLYASIKGWKNCRPIMVVDGSFLKAAYKGTILTART; from the exons ATGGAGCTTTATCCAGTTTACGTTCGTCATAGTGGTGAATGGGATGACAATAAATTTATCATTTTCGTCGGCGATTGT ATTAAGTTTCTCCCAAAGGATGGTTTGCCATCGATCCTGATTTACAACGATACTGATGTTCGGGTGTATATTGAATTAAAGAAGAAAAGGTTGGATTTCACTGAGTACTCGTTGTATGTGACTGTGAAAGAGATTTATGATAATTGTTTGGTTGCTACAAGTTCCAGGTGTTTGGTTGCTACAAGTTCCATTTGTATAGATAAAGGCAAATGTGTAAATGATATTGAAGATGCATCCACAATTTATAGCATTGAGATTATGCCTGATATCGAATTTATTGAAAATACCGATTATGGTATAATAGATAATATGTTAAACAAATTGGTTGAGGAGGATCAAGTTTATAAAGATAGAGAGACAGTTGTCAGTGTAATGAAAAACTCGGTTGTACGCGAGAGGTTCCAATTCAAGGTGAAGAGATCAAGCGCAACAAT GTATCACCTTATGTGTGTGGATGACAATTGTGTTTGGAGTTTCAAATCTTCTGCCGTTTACAATGCAAACATATTCAAGGTGAGAAGTtataataataatcacacatgCGGCTATGgtgaaagatacttagcacaacgtCAAGCTACTTCGGGTGTAGTTGCTAGTATAGTCAAGGACAAGTATGTTAATCCAAAAAAAGTTTACACCCCAAATGATCTAATAGAGGACATACAAAAGCAACACGGGATTAAAGTGAGCTACATGAAAGTATGGAGAGCTAAAGAGATAGCAATGGCAATAATAAGAGGGAATCCGAGCGATTCATATAAGGAGTTGCCGAGGTATTTGTATATGTTGGAGCATACAAATCCAGGAACGATTACAAAGTTGCACAAATCAGAATATGGATGCTTTCTTTACGCATATGTTTCGCTATATGCATCTATCAAGGGTTGGAAAAATTGCAGGCCGATAATGGTTGTTGACGGAAGTTTCCTTAAAGCAGCATATAAGGGTACCATATTGACTGCTCGCACATAA
- the LOC104094767 gene encoding RNA-binding protein 2-like isoform X1, which yields MADAYWRYTSGGQQAAALPPQLVAKRPRTEYDVPSGPEFPGYYGRDDERGMPRVIRDTDPIEASYERYLRCGQISSHVASESARSINSGISGHPIEDPRVMGIGGPDPLALKSRNVGMVGGRPEISLPPDASSTLFVEGLPADCTRREVSHIFRPFVGYKEVRLVPKGSRHLGGDPLILCFVDFVTPLHAAAAMDALQGYKFDEHDRDSVSLRLQYARNPGARSGGGNRGKR from the exons ATGGCGGATGCTTACTGGAGGTACACCAGCGGTGGGCAGCAGGCGGCGGCTCTTCCTCCTCAACTCGTCGCAAAACGTCCTCGCACCGAATATG ATGTTCCAAGTGGTCCTGAGTTTCCTGGCTATTATGGCCGTGATGATGAAAGGGGAATGCCTCGTGTCATTAGAGACACAGATCCTATAGAAGCATCCTATGAGCGCTACCTCCGTTGTGGG CAAATTTCCTCCCATGTTGCCAGTGAGTCTGCAAGATCCATAAATAGTGGAATTAGTGGCCATCCTATTGAAGATCCACGTGTTATGGGGATTGGGGGACCTGACCCGCTGGCTTTAAAAAGCAGGAATGTTGGAATGGTAGGTGGCAGACCAGAAATTTCCCTTCCTCCGGATGCTAGCAGTACATTGTTTGTAGAGGGTTTGCCTGCGGATTGTACAAGAAGAGAGGTGTCAC ATATATTTCGCCCTTTTGTAGGTTACAAAGAAGTAAGGCTGGTACCAAAAGGATCGCGACAT CTCGGAGGCGATCCTTTGATTCTTTGCTTTGTTGATTTCGTGACTCCACTTCATGCAGCTGCTGCAATGGATGCCTTGCAAG GTTATAAATTCGATGAGCATGACCGTGATTCGGTCAGCTTAAGGCTGCAATATGCTCGCAATCCTGGTGCGAGGTCAGGTGGTGGGAATCGCGGAAAACGTTAG
- the LOC104094767 gene encoding RNA-binding protein 2-like isoform X2, with the protein MADAYWRYTSGGQQAAALPPQLVAKRPRTEYDVPSGPEFPGYYGRDDERGMPRVIRDTDPIEASYERYLRCGQISSHVASESARSINSGISGHPIEDPRVMGIGGPDPLALKSRNVGMVGGRPEISLPPDASSTLFVEGLPADCTRREVSHIFRPFVGYKEVRLVPKGSRHLGGDPLILCFVDFVTPLHAAAAMDALQGLEDFARIGVLVICLCDSHIDC; encoded by the exons ATGGCGGATGCTTACTGGAGGTACACCAGCGGTGGGCAGCAGGCGGCGGCTCTTCCTCCTCAACTCGTCGCAAAACGTCCTCGCACCGAATATG ATGTTCCAAGTGGTCCTGAGTTTCCTGGCTATTATGGCCGTGATGATGAAAGGGGAATGCCTCGTGTCATTAGAGACACAGATCCTATAGAAGCATCCTATGAGCGCTACCTCCGTTGTGGG CAAATTTCCTCCCATGTTGCCAGTGAGTCTGCAAGATCCATAAATAGTGGAATTAGTGGCCATCCTATTGAAGATCCACGTGTTATGGGGATTGGGGGACCTGACCCGCTGGCTTTAAAAAGCAGGAATGTTGGAATGGTAGGTGGCAGACCAGAAATTTCCCTTCCTCCGGATGCTAGCAGTACATTGTTTGTAGAGGGTTTGCCTGCGGATTGTACAAGAAGAGAGGTGTCAC ATATATTTCGCCCTTTTGTAGGTTACAAAGAAGTAAGGCTGGTACCAAAAGGATCGCGACAT CTCGGAGGCGATCCTTTGATTCTTTGCTTTGTTGATTTCGTGACTCCACTTCATGCAGCTGCTGCAATGGATGCCTTGCAAG GTCTAGAAGATTTTGCCAGGATTGGTGTTTTGGTGATCTGTTTATGCGACTCACATATCGACTGCTG